ACTGCTGCCGGATGTGACGGCTAATGCCGTGGTGGTAGATGGGGCCACGGGCATGTACGAGGCTACCCGCCACCTGCTCACGCAGGGGTTCACGGCCATTGCGCTGGTTACGCTGGGCTCGGGCCAAATGCAGATGACGGCGCGCCGGGAGGGCTACGCGCAGGCACTGCGGGAGCAGCAGCTACCGGAACTCATGCTAGAGATAGAGTTTCAGCAGGAGCCCGAAGCCATTATTACCCAGATGCAGGCTTTTTTTCAGGCGCATCCGGCCTGCCACGCCGTGCTGTTTGCCACCAATTATCTGGGCGTATACGGCCTGGAAGCGCTCAGCCGCCTGAACTACCGCATCCCGGAGAACATGGCCGTGGTTTCCTTTGACGACAACGATTTGTTTCGGCTCTATTCGCCTCCCATCACCGTGGTAGCCCAACCAATGGAGGTGATATCGGAAAACGTAATTGGGACCCTCCTAAAGGCGCTGGAAGGCTCCCAGGAAAGCGACCATATGACCCAGTTGCAGCTAGTTCCCCAGCTTATTATCCGGCAGTCGTCCATCCGCGCGGCGGCGGACACAGGTCAGTAAGTTGATTTGATTGACCTTGGGGGGCTTTTTTTAATGTAGCGGCGCCCGTTTTGTGGTCTACAGAACGGGCGCCGTTTGCATGTTGCTGGTGGGGGGCAAAATTTACGCTGCCTCCACCCGACGACTGCCGCGCAGTCCGTACCACATGATATACACGTAGCAGACTACGGGCAGCAGCAGTGCCATGCGCAGCCCACTCTGATCGGCCACGAAGCCGAACAGCATCGGCATCAGGGCCCGCCTACCACAGCGGTACACAGTAGGCCGGAGCCTTCCTCGGTGTGCCGACCCAGTCCAGCTAGCGCCAGCGGAAAGATGACGGGCCACATAATGGAGTTCATCAGGCCCACCGCCAGCAAACTCCACATGGCCAGTTCGCCTGTGCTATTGATGGAGACAAGCACCAAAATGACCGCGCCCACGGCGTTGAAAGCCAGTAGCTTGCTGGGCGAAAATTTATTGAGCAAATAAGCCCCCGCAAACCGGCCCACCATGGCCGCGCCCCAGTATAGCGATACCCGGTCGCCGGCTGCTTTGGGGTCAAGGCCCATGACGTCGGGCAGGGCCAGATAACTAACGATGTGGGAGCCAATAGCTAC
The window above is part of the Hymenobacter radiodurans genome. Proteins encoded here:
- a CDS encoding LacI family DNA-binding transcriptional regulator encodes the protein MKKKILIHDIAKHLDVSIATVSLVLNGKAKDNRISDQLAEKVMQYVQEVGYKPNQLAKSLRTGKTHVIGLMVEDIANPFFATVAGLIEKKALARGYRIIYCSTNNDPAKTRDLLTMFQERHVDGYILAPPAGIGPEVSAIVRSGKPLVLFDRLLPDVTANAVVVDGATGMYEATRHLLTQGFTAIALVTLGSGQMQMTARREGYAQALREQQLPELMLEIEFQQEPEAIITQMQAFFQAHPACHAVLFATNYLGVYGLEALSRLNYRIPENMAVVSFDDNDLFRLYSPPITVVAQPMEVISENVIGTLLKALEGSQESDHMTQLQLVPQLIIRQSSIRAAADTGQ